In the genome of Bacillales bacterium, one region contains:
- a CDS encoding ribonuclease HII codes for MKQTIDAIRKRLFEAAETPTKAEMAAFRADDRKGVRELLGRWERLREKELLQKRQYIEMSSYERNLRHQGMERIAGVDEAGRGPLAGPVVAAAVILDPDRPLYGLNDSKQLTDKIREELYEKIIESNASVAIAIVEPEDIDRLNIYEASKRAMREAVLSLDKRPEHVLVDAMRLDCGIPDTAIVKGDRLSVSIAAGSIVAKVTRDRIMRRLDRRFPEYGFSRHFGYPTADHLARLRKHGPCEVHRRSFAPVREQIN; via the coding sequence TTGAAACAAACGATCGATGCGATTAGAAAACGGCTTTTTGAAGCGGCCGAAACGCCGACGAAAGCGGAGATGGCAGCTTTCCGCGCCGATGATCGAAAAGGGGTGCGCGAATTGCTCGGCCGCTGGGAGCGGTTGCGGGAGAAAGAACTTTTGCAAAAACGGCAATACATAGAGATGTCGAGTTATGAAAGAAATTTGCGGCACCAAGGGATGGAACGCATTGCGGGCGTCGATGAGGCGGGGCGCGGTCCGCTGGCAGGACCGGTTGTCGCCGCTGCCGTCATCCTCGATCCGGATCGGCCGTTATATGGGCTAAACGATTCAAAGCAATTGACCGACAAAATACGTGAGGAACTTTATGAGAAGATCATTGAATCGAACGCTTCCGTAGCGATAGCGATTGTCGAGCCGGAAGACATCGACCGTTTGAACATTTATGAGGCGTCGAAACGGGCGATGCGCGAAGCGGTTCTTTCTTTGGATAAGCGGCCGGAGCACGTGCTTGTCGACGCGATGCGGCTCGATTGCGGGATTCCCGATACGGCGATCGTGAAAGGAGACCGATTGAGCGTCTCAATCGCTGCCGGCTCCATTGTTGCGAAAGTCACCCGTGACCGAATCATGAGACGATTGGATCGGCGTTTTCCCGAGTACGGATTTTCCCGTCATTTCGGGTATCCCACCGCGGACCATTTGGCCCGGTTGCGGAAGCATGGTCCTTGCGAAGTTCATCGGCGTTCGTTCGCGCCTGTTCGGGAACAGATCAATTAA